The genomic DNA gacatgggtgtcaggcaccttccagagcgctgagaggtggtgtttgtagtgcgggtgtagtattgtagcagtgtagtagacaggcgcgttatcgaattttgcgtagtactcagcaagcttacaatgcgcaaggttaacgtttgtaataagatgatcttcaggcgcatctagatcttcgtaatttacatccttaaggcggtctttgagagcctcaagctggtcaagaagccactcaaacgttactagaacttcccatatagcgccgtgtcggccgtgtcggccgcgaccttcaagtagccgtgtagcttcggcaaatggctcaaggagtcgaatgtattctgttattgtcgcccagtccttgccgcttagacccccttcgcgtatatataaccgtggctgggcagcagggagctgctcacgattcttccggcgtcgtgaggttgctgttgcagcactatgctcctcaagtttacactcaatatagccatcgatagggccgtgtagctcagctgcacggacaaacgtgttgaaatagctattccagcgtgtcttaacaggcttcacaagctgccggatgtggggtgtaacacctagagactctgcctcctcgcactgtaggcgctctagtagttgtcgagtttgaggcgtacagatagacgcaatcacgtcaaagaggacgccaacaggaccgtatttgcgccactcatccatgtacttctcctcttcctcaaggtgtgcggcttcattctcgtacgcgctacggtctttgccccaaattactaattgtgcgcttaggttgagtatatggcagcagcaccgcagccgccgctcgcttgcgataaagccaaactcctctgctaaggactcaactgcagtatcattgttacttgcgttgtcaagcacaaagtacccaaccctcgcgttgtcaacgccaaatagccgaagtattgttgttgctgcagcggcaatattattgccagtgtgcgccccgtgtagctcaggcaacccaagcaggtggtcaactagcttgccctcgctgttaaggtaatgtacgcagaggccagtaaaagcatactgcccaccagttgaagtccagttgtcgaatgacacgtgtataagcgaccgggcttcgcgaaggtagttggcaacagctagtatgtatgtattgtactcagtaataatatgatcgtggagcgtttagtggctacgccaaaggagagcttcggctagcgggctcacggccgcaatcatggctcgaaactgcggcgtttctattacgcgaaggctctggttgtccgcgactacccagtccttcagcgcgtcctgaaatcgagaggttgaaaagcttgctgctatctcgtttgctacctcttgcgatacttctatccctttagacctcataatatatacttgggactttgcgagcgcgcccataatattgccctcccggctagcaattggtacaggtccgttaggtccgtgtgagtgtccaggcttgttgcttgagaggtgtcggccggcgtttgtagtgctgtcagcctcgtagcaagcctcctgcttccgtcgttgatggcagtaccggcaaagccagtagtttttcttgtacttgcggtgccagacggcccagccgtggcggtagatccagctttttggcccaccgcgactattacgctcaacctggcgccgctcaagatacggcacacgcttaaaatcaagcccgtcgtaattgtcgtcgtcgtcgtcgtcgtcgccgtcgttggggaagtccgcctgtactgccaagggctcatcagcctgggcctcgctcgcagtatcgccaacagtaggcgcgtttgatagcgatggtagaggagaattgcgcttgtcgcattctacaaggcggcgaaggcctgaattagagggagtagacatgaagtacaccaagaagtattatggcaacagtagtctagcgtcgtgtgtatagcagacgcgacgcgacgcgacgcgaaaggcttactaggtgcgcaccgggtagcgcatttccgcaaactctaattagcttaaagctagatgctttaacttatataggattagtgtctttatatctaggactagcgcggcttcgaagccgcactaaatgtggctttcacaactctaaaatactgctttaaaaacagctaacgtcagtctaacgtcagtcagttcagtcagtctggaggcttctgaactgactggactgacgtccagctgcctcaagaactgactgactgaactgagtcttggcagtcagttcagtcagttcgaactgagttacctgactgatagcaagtctggtgtaaagacggatcgtcgacatggttgtcagaagtactgcttgtacctaaccttggagtcaatttgttatcagggagaagaatttgcgcagcaggcctgaagggtcgtttcaattcacacgtactatgcttcaaactaggaaaggagatcattattaaagcaactatggacgacggcctctacgtagtgtcacacattgccgatggataccacgagacagcattcctaggcacggaaccccatacaccagttaagagcgagcttaaggttaatgaaaaggagagatacctgctgtatcacagacgtttcgcacacctaggacctacaaagattgccaaactccacgaagttacaactctccagaagaagattcaagttccagagaagattgaaatctgcgaagtgtgttccctgacaaagatgaagaacagcatccctaagcagctaagagagcacaaggccacgaagctagccttagtacagtttgacattgctggaccctttccaacatctctacgaggaaacaggtggttcctccaaattattgatagctacacgcggaaaaactgggttatcccgctgaagaaaaagggagacgcacaacgggaactccgaatctggaagacctttgtagaacatcaaactggcgagaaagtcaaagctgctggaaccgacaatgcaccagaacttctacagcaagctgaggaatggagagttacacaaggcgtggaaattcagcctacaacaattgcttcctcacaccagaatggaccagccgagcgaaacatccaaactgctgaagctgatatgagagcaatgttgaaagacgctggtttaccaattgagttttgggatgaagctgtcgaagcagacgcatacctacgcaaccgtacaaacacaggacctatgatcaatggaaagcaagtcagtcctgaagaggcattcacaggaacgaaaccatccattgaccacatccgtgtatgggggagcaaatgctattcgtacatcaaccctaaaacgattccagcagaccaacgacatgacaagctcgtggaccgtggcagaattggagtatttatgggatattctgagacaacaaataagcagttcaagttctattcgccagagcttggatacacctcaaggacaagccgattgtcagtggacgaatacacccctggagggaaagttgaactacgactgcgaaacataccagctggaccacaaggaacgcagaatacgatgccagaccgaaaaccaagaggaagacctaggaaggatctAGAATTATCTCCtgccgaacgaatggaaccaactcctaccgaacgaatggaaccatctcctgcagaaccaatggaaccatctcctaccgaaccaatggaaccatctcctgcagaaccaatagaaccagtttccgagaacctaatggaaccatcttcggcagagctaactcatgaaccagtgaagcgtcacagaggaagaccaaggaggctaactactattcctcctactgcaccatctgatgagcgggttcctaatcttgtgaacgaagaggggcccgaagaaccgtgtacccagtctgtacgagaaaaggagattccacgatacttcactagacaagccaaacggaagaggtctaacgaagagattgttgaggacgagagatttagcaagatcgttaaagctatgctagcccaagttggccttacagaagagcaaacacgactatctgagaaggctttcgcagcaaccgagatcgcaggaatccagatcccccagacacacgagcaagctatcaacgacccaaagtatggaaagcaatggaaagcagcaatacttgaagagataatcgcgttaatagagaatcgaacctgggaggaagttccaaagccaaaagacgcgaacatggttgattcaaagtgggtttttacagtcaaaacgaatctcgacgggactgttgagaggtttaaggcacgccttgtggcaagaggttttacgcaagcacacggaacagactacaacgagacttttgccccgacagtccgcatggacaccttacgtctgtttatggccactgtcgcagcggaaaacctggaatgtttccactttgacattaagaatgcattcacagagtcgcacttgaaggaagagatctttcttaagcaaccccaaggagtagaagtcaaaaaaggatacgtccttagagttctccgcagcttatacggactcaaacaggctgctcgcgactggaacttgttgataaagaaagaacttctggcatggggattcgtacaaagcctcgcagacccgtgcatgtttatccacaaagaaaaacaactccgtatcctcgtctacgttgatgacattgctgctgctgcaaaagatcgagctcaaattgattggttctacgagaagctttctggaagattcaacaccaagaacctgggggagattcataagatccttggagtacgagttacgcgagacagaaagcgccgcacaatctacctcgatcaagagcagtacctacacgcagtacttgacaagtttggaatgtctagcaaacaacacagagacaagaagattccatctgcagattacacttcatttaggccagccactgacaacgacacccgaatcgacatcactgaataccagcaagtgatagggagccttatgtttgctatggttcttacacgtccagacattgcattcaccctcggaaagctaagccaatacatgagcgatccagcagaacaccatggccatgcgttgatgaacctgctacgatatctaaggtcgacagtgacattgaagctacgctacggaccagggggagtacactcgcaatttgtcatctactctgatgctgactgggcaagcgacatggtagaccgaaagagcgtttcagggagcactgcaatgttctacggaggtccaatatcatggtctagcaagaagcaacggtctgttgcaacgtcaagctgcgaatctgaatacatcgcactatcaacatgctgcaagcaaggccagtggattgctcaaatgtttagagatcttgggttcccaaagtacattggaaaagacaccaacaaggtccagatgctaggagacaaccagggtgccattgcacttacaaagaaccctcaccttcacgaaagatcaaagcacatcgacgtctgttatcattttatccgagacctagcagaacaaggcaaactcgatgtggcctacgttccaactgcagacatggtggctgatggaatgacaaagccattgcagcgagtcgcattcgagagattcaagaaccaattaggagttgtccttggaccggacctgccctgagggggagtgttaagaatatgttaggttcagtccaggtcggcgaggtgaggttcgtggagtaagcccgagcagaaggaccgacgcggaatgatgatctgtcatgtacgtcctaagatcatcataacaacaagtagatagaacaatagctcttagtgaagttcaatccaatacagggttacctttcgtacctctactcggtcgcctatggtagtcataccaccagaggagaccttgttctaacaaCAAGGCTGATTTCCAACGTTAGTAGGTATGTCCTACCCCGCTAGGATTGGACGGTTGGATGTGTGTTCTAGAGGACGGTAGTTTTAAACGGCATTTTGTACTTATTTTGAAGAATGCCGTATTGATCTGGTTAAGGCTTGGAGGCAGCGTGTTGAATCCCTTTTTCTTTGGCTAGCACTGTATTGAACGATTCTTCATTAAGCTTTGTATAATAGAAGTAAGTGATCAACGTCACAGCAATCCGGAACCCAATGAACCAAATATTCTTTTGTCAAACAGCGAACACAGCCTAATTATGCTAACCCGTTTTCTCCATCTGCCCTACGCAAACACCTGAATACTATCTCATCATCGCCGTTCATCCCCTTATACATCCCACGCCCCCCGGCCTCTAACGCAACAGCTCAACCATCTCTTC from Pyrenophora tritici-repentis strain M4 chromosome 8, whole genome shotgun sequence includes the following:
- a CDS encoding Dimer-Tnp-hAT domain containing protein, yielding MSTPSNSGLRRLVECDKRNSPLPSLSNAPTVGDTASEAQADEPLARVPYLERRQVERNSRGGPKSWIYRHGWAVWHRKYKKNYWLCRYCHQRRKQEACYEADSTTNAGRHLSSNKPGHSHGPNGPVPIASREGNIMGALAKSQVYIMRSKGIEVSQEVANEIAASFSTSRFQDALKDWVVADNQSLRVIETPQFRAMIAAVSPLAEALLWPVANYLREARSLIHVSFDNWTSTGGQYAFTGLCVHYLNSEGKLVDHLLGLPELHGAHTGNNIAAAATTILRLFGVDNARVGYFVLDNASNNDTAVESLAEEFGFIASERRLRCCCHILNLSAQLVIWGKDRSAYENEAAHLEEEEKYMDEWRKYGPVGVLFDVIASICTPQTRQLLERLQCEEAESLGVTPHIRQLVKPVKTRWNSYFNTFVRAAELHGPIDGYIECKLEEHSAATATSRRRKNREQLPAAQPRLYIREGGLSGKDWATITEYIRLLEPFAEATRLLEGRGRHGRHGAIWEVLVTFEWLLDQLEALKDRLKDVNYEDLDAPEDHLITNVNLAHCKLAEYYAKFDNAPVYYTATILHPHYKHHLSALWKVPDTHVTARDGVHYRDGWLDNNHRAFLRMWQGRKDSAATSAHTVTPPRKKPRLGISTSRSAFLQSSIEQSTRQLEASLAEDEYEIWKRQPALAEEDWLSLNPLLYWESVAGQFPILSKFAIDVLTIPAAAADCERTFSELGDMLGTRRLHMKPELISALQSLKSWKRLGIQPTTTSASGLARTLSEEEISKVQEHLSQFDVR